One window of the Lemur catta isolate mLemCat1 chromosome 6, mLemCat1.pri, whole genome shotgun sequence genome contains the following:
- the MARS1 gene encoding methionine--tRNA ligase, cytoplasmic isoform X1: MRLFVSEGAPGNLPVLAAAGRARGRAELLISTVGPEECMVPFLTRPKVPVLQLDSGNYLFSTSSICRYFFLLSGWEQDDITNQWLEWEATELQPALSAALYYLAVQGKKGEDVLGPVRRALTHIDHSLSRQNWPFLAGETESLADIVLWGALYPLLQDPAYLPEELGALRSWFQTLSTQDPCQRAAETVLKQQGVLALRPYLQKQPQPSPPDGRAVTNEPEEEELATLSEEEIAMAVTAWEKGVESLPPLRPPQNPVLPVAGERNVLITSALPYVNNVPHLGNIIGCVLSADVFARYSRLRQWNTLYLCGTDEYGTATETKAMEEGLTPQEICDKYHVIHADIYRWFNISFDIFGRTTTPQQTKITQDIFQRLLTRGFVLQDTVEQLRCEQCARFLADRFVEGVCPFCGYEEARGDQCDKCGKLINAIELKKPQCKVCRSCPVVKSSQHLFLDLPKLEKRLEEWLGKTLPGSDWTPNARFIIRSWLRDGLKPRCITRDLKWGTPVPLEGFEDKVFYVWFDATIGYLSITANYTDQWERWWKNPEQVDLYQFMAKDNVPFHGLVFPCSALGSEDNYTLVSHLIATEYLNYEDGKFSKSRGIGVFGDMAQDTGIPADIWRFYLLYIRPEGQDSAFSWTDMLLKNNSELLNNLGNFINRAGMFVSKFFGGYVPEMVLTPDDQRLLAHVTLELQHYHQLLEKVRIRDALRSILTISRHGNQYIQVNEPWKRIKGSEADRQRAGTVTGLAVNIAALLSVMLQPYMPTVSATIQAQLQLPAPACSILLTDFLCTLPAGHQIGTVSPLFQKLENDQIESLRQRFGGGQLEEFLELKAKVSPKPQVVETVTTAGPQLIQALMDEVTKQGNIVRELKAQKADKNQIAAEVAKLLDLKKQLALAEGKPLETSKGKKKK; the protein is encoded by the exons ATGAGACTGTTCGTGAGCGAGGGGGCCCCGGGGAACCTACCCGTGCTGGCCGCGGCCGGGAGGGCTCGGGGCAGAGCAGAGCTGCTCATCAGCACTGTAGGCCCCGAAG AGTGCATGGTCCCATTCCTGACCCGGCCTAAGGTTCCTGTCTTGCAACTGGATAGTGGCAACTACCTCTTCTCAACTAGTTCCATCTGCCG GTACTTCTTTCTATTATCTGGTTGGGAGCAAGATGACATCACCAACCAGTGGCTGGAATGGGAAGCGACAGAGCTACAG CCAGCTTTATCTGCTGCACTGTACTATTTAGCGGTCCAAGGCAAGAAGGGGGAAGATGTTCTTGGCCCAGTCCGGAGAGCTCTGACTCACATTGACCACAGCTTGAGTCGTCAGAACTGGCCTTTCCTGGCTGGG GAGACAGAATCTCTAGCTGACATTGTTTTGTGGGGAGCACTATACCCATTACTCCAAGATCCAGCCTACCTCCCTG AGGAGCTGGGTGCTCTGCGTAGCTGGTTCCAGACATTGAGTACCCAGGACCCATGTCAGCGAGCTGCAGAGACTGTGCTGAAACAGCAGGGTGTCCTGGCTCTCCGGCCCTACCTCCAaaagcagccccagcccagcccccctgATGGGAGAGCTGTCACCAATGAGCCTGAG gaggaggagctggccaCCCTGTCTGAGGAGGAGATCGCCATGGCTGTAACTGCTTGGGAGAAGGGTGTGGAAAGCTTGCCCCCTCTTCGGCCCCCGCAGAATCCAGT GTTGCCTGTGGCTGGGGAAAGGAATGTGCTCATCACCAGTGCCCTCCCATATGTCAACAATGTCCCCCACCTTGGAAACATCATTGGTTGCGTGCTCAGTGCCGACGTCTTTGCCAG GTACTCTCGCCTCCGCCAGTGGAACACCCTCTATCTGTGTGGGACAGATGAATATGGCACAGCGACAGAGACCAAGGCCATGGAGGAGGGTCTAACCCCCCAGGAAATCTGCGACAAATACCATGTCATCCATGCTGACATCTACCGCTGGTTTAACATCTCCTTTGATATTTTTGGTCGCACCACCACTCCACAGCAGACCAA AATAACCCAGGACATTTTCCAGCGGTTGCTGACACGAGGTTTTGTGCTGCAAGATACTGTGGAGCAACTGCGGTGTGAGCAGTGTGCCCGCTTCCTGGCTGACCGCTTTGTGGAGGGTGTGTGTCCTTTCTGTGGCTATGAGGAGGCTCGGGGTGACCAATGTGACAAGTGTGGCAAGCTCATCAATGCCATTGAGCTCAAG AAACCTCAGTGTAAAGTCTGCCGATCGTGCCCTGTGGTGAAGTCCTCCCAGCACCTGTTCCTGGACTTGCCTAAG CTAGAAAAGCGACTGGAGGAGTGGTTGGGGAAGACATTGCCTGGCAGTGACTGGACACCCAATGCTCGGTTTATCATTCGTTCTTGGCTTCGGGATGGCCTCAAACCACGCTGCATAACTCGAGACCTTAAATGGGGAACCCCTGTACCCTTAGAAGGTTTTGAGGACAAG GTATTCTATGTCTGGTTTGATGCCACTATTGGTTACCTGTCCATCACAGCCAACTACACAGACCAGTGGGAGAGATGGTGGAAGAACCCAGAGCAA GTGGACCTGTATCAGTTCATGGCCAAAGACAATGTTCCCTTCCATGGCCTAGTGTTTCCTTGTTCAGCCCTAGGAAGTGAGGACAACTATACCTTGGTCAGCCACCTCATTGCTACAG AGTACCTGAACTACGAAGATGGGAAATTCTCTAAGAGCCGAGGTATAGGAGTGTTTGGGGACATGGCCCAGGACACAGGAATCCCTGCTGACATCTGGCGCTTCTATCTGCTATACATTCGGCCTGAGGGCCAGGACAGTGCCTTCTCCTGGACAGACATGCTGCTCAAGAATAATTCTGAGCTGCTTAATAACCTGGGCAACTTCATCAACAG AGCTGGGATGTTTGTGTCTAAATTTTTTGGGGGCTACGTGCCCGAGATGGTGCTTACTCCTGATGATCAGCGCTTGCTGGCCCATGTCACCCTGGAGCTCCAGCACTATCACCAGCTGCTTGAGAAGGTTCG AATCCGTGATGCCTTACGCAGTATCCTCACCATATCTCGACATGGCAACCAATACATTCAGGTGAATGAGCCCTGGAAGCGGATTAAAGGCAGTGAGGCTGACAG GCAGCGGGCAGGCACAGTGACTGGCCTGGCAGTGAACATAGCAGCCTTGCTGTCCGTTATGCTCCAGCCTTACATGCCCACGGTTAGCGCCACCATCCAGGCCCAGCTGCAGCTCCCAGCTCCAGCCTGCAGTATCCTGCTCACAGACTTCCTGTGTACCTTACCAGCAGGACACCAGATTGGCACA GTCAGTCCCTTGTtccaaaaattggaaaatgacCAGATTGAAAGTTTGAGGCAGCGCTTTGGAGGGGGCCAG CTAGAAGAGTTCTTGGAGTTAAAG
- the MARS1 gene encoding methionine--tRNA ligase, cytoplasmic isoform X2 — protein MRLFVSEGAPGNLPVLAAAGRARGRAELLISTVGPEECMVPFLTRPKVPVLQLDSGNYLFSTSSICRYFFLLSGWEQDDITNQWLEWEATELQPALSAALYYLAVQGKKGEDVLGPVRRALTHIDHSLSRQNWPFLAGETESLADIVLWGALYPLLQDPAYLPEELGALRSWFQTLSTQDPCQRAAETVLKQQGVLALRPYLQKQPQPSPPDGRAVTNEPEEEELATLSEEEIAMAVTAWEKGVESLPPLRPPQNPVLPVAGERNVLITSALPYVNNVPHLGNIIGCVLSADVFARYSRLRQWNTLYLCGTDEYGTATETKAMEEGLTPQEICDKYHVIHADIYRWFNISFDIFGRTTTPQQTKITQDIFQRLLTRGFVLQDTVEQLRCEQCARFLADRFVEGVCPFCGYEEARGDQCDKCGKLINAIELKKPQCKVCRSCPVVKSSQHLFLDLPKLEKRLEEWLGKTLPGSDWTPNARFIIRSWLRDGLKPRCITRDLKWGTPVPLEGFEDKVFYVWFDATIGYLSITANYTDQWERWWKNPEQVDLYQFMAKDNVPFHGLVFPCSALGSEDNYTLVSHLIATEYLNYEDGKFSKSRGIGVFGDMAQDTGIPADIWRFYLLYIRPEGQDSAFSWTDMLLKNNSELLNNLGNFINRAGMFVSKFFGGYVPEMVLTPDDQRLLAHVTLELQHYHQLLEKVRIRDALRSILTISRHGNQYIQVNEPWKRIKGSEADRQRAGTVTGLAVNIAALLSVMLQPYMPTVSATIQAQLQLPAPACSILLTDFLCTLPAGHQIGTVSPLFQKLENDQIESLRQRFGGGQAKVSPKPQVVETVTTAGPQLIQALMDEVTKQGNIVRELKAQKADKNQIAAEVAKLLDLKKQLALAEGKPLETSKGKKKK, from the exons ATGAGACTGTTCGTGAGCGAGGGGGCCCCGGGGAACCTACCCGTGCTGGCCGCGGCCGGGAGGGCTCGGGGCAGAGCAGAGCTGCTCATCAGCACTGTAGGCCCCGAAG AGTGCATGGTCCCATTCCTGACCCGGCCTAAGGTTCCTGTCTTGCAACTGGATAGTGGCAACTACCTCTTCTCAACTAGTTCCATCTGCCG GTACTTCTTTCTATTATCTGGTTGGGAGCAAGATGACATCACCAACCAGTGGCTGGAATGGGAAGCGACAGAGCTACAG CCAGCTTTATCTGCTGCACTGTACTATTTAGCGGTCCAAGGCAAGAAGGGGGAAGATGTTCTTGGCCCAGTCCGGAGAGCTCTGACTCACATTGACCACAGCTTGAGTCGTCAGAACTGGCCTTTCCTGGCTGGG GAGACAGAATCTCTAGCTGACATTGTTTTGTGGGGAGCACTATACCCATTACTCCAAGATCCAGCCTACCTCCCTG AGGAGCTGGGTGCTCTGCGTAGCTGGTTCCAGACATTGAGTACCCAGGACCCATGTCAGCGAGCTGCAGAGACTGTGCTGAAACAGCAGGGTGTCCTGGCTCTCCGGCCCTACCTCCAaaagcagccccagcccagcccccctgATGGGAGAGCTGTCACCAATGAGCCTGAG gaggaggagctggccaCCCTGTCTGAGGAGGAGATCGCCATGGCTGTAACTGCTTGGGAGAAGGGTGTGGAAAGCTTGCCCCCTCTTCGGCCCCCGCAGAATCCAGT GTTGCCTGTGGCTGGGGAAAGGAATGTGCTCATCACCAGTGCCCTCCCATATGTCAACAATGTCCCCCACCTTGGAAACATCATTGGTTGCGTGCTCAGTGCCGACGTCTTTGCCAG GTACTCTCGCCTCCGCCAGTGGAACACCCTCTATCTGTGTGGGACAGATGAATATGGCACAGCGACAGAGACCAAGGCCATGGAGGAGGGTCTAACCCCCCAGGAAATCTGCGACAAATACCATGTCATCCATGCTGACATCTACCGCTGGTTTAACATCTCCTTTGATATTTTTGGTCGCACCACCACTCCACAGCAGACCAA AATAACCCAGGACATTTTCCAGCGGTTGCTGACACGAGGTTTTGTGCTGCAAGATACTGTGGAGCAACTGCGGTGTGAGCAGTGTGCCCGCTTCCTGGCTGACCGCTTTGTGGAGGGTGTGTGTCCTTTCTGTGGCTATGAGGAGGCTCGGGGTGACCAATGTGACAAGTGTGGCAAGCTCATCAATGCCATTGAGCTCAAG AAACCTCAGTGTAAAGTCTGCCGATCGTGCCCTGTGGTGAAGTCCTCCCAGCACCTGTTCCTGGACTTGCCTAAG CTAGAAAAGCGACTGGAGGAGTGGTTGGGGAAGACATTGCCTGGCAGTGACTGGACACCCAATGCTCGGTTTATCATTCGTTCTTGGCTTCGGGATGGCCTCAAACCACGCTGCATAACTCGAGACCTTAAATGGGGAACCCCTGTACCCTTAGAAGGTTTTGAGGACAAG GTATTCTATGTCTGGTTTGATGCCACTATTGGTTACCTGTCCATCACAGCCAACTACACAGACCAGTGGGAGAGATGGTGGAAGAACCCAGAGCAA GTGGACCTGTATCAGTTCATGGCCAAAGACAATGTTCCCTTCCATGGCCTAGTGTTTCCTTGTTCAGCCCTAGGAAGTGAGGACAACTATACCTTGGTCAGCCACCTCATTGCTACAG AGTACCTGAACTACGAAGATGGGAAATTCTCTAAGAGCCGAGGTATAGGAGTGTTTGGGGACATGGCCCAGGACACAGGAATCCCTGCTGACATCTGGCGCTTCTATCTGCTATACATTCGGCCTGAGGGCCAGGACAGTGCCTTCTCCTGGACAGACATGCTGCTCAAGAATAATTCTGAGCTGCTTAATAACCTGGGCAACTTCATCAACAG AGCTGGGATGTTTGTGTCTAAATTTTTTGGGGGCTACGTGCCCGAGATGGTGCTTACTCCTGATGATCAGCGCTTGCTGGCCCATGTCACCCTGGAGCTCCAGCACTATCACCAGCTGCTTGAGAAGGTTCG AATCCGTGATGCCTTACGCAGTATCCTCACCATATCTCGACATGGCAACCAATACATTCAGGTGAATGAGCCCTGGAAGCGGATTAAAGGCAGTGAGGCTGACAG GCAGCGGGCAGGCACAGTGACTGGCCTGGCAGTGAACATAGCAGCCTTGCTGTCCGTTATGCTCCAGCCTTACATGCCCACGGTTAGCGCCACCATCCAGGCCCAGCTGCAGCTCCCAGCTCCAGCCTGCAGTATCCTGCTCACAGACTTCCTGTGTACCTTACCAGCAGGACACCAGATTGGCACA GTCAGTCCCTTGTtccaaaaattggaaaatgacCAGATTGAAAGTTTGAGGCAGCGCTTTGGAGGGGGCCAG